A single genomic interval of Myxosarcina sp. GI1 harbors:
- the hypE gene encoding hydrogenase expression/formation protein HypE, whose protein sequence is MSDRPKFDLVCPIPLQQYPRILLAHGGGGKLMQQLIQMFLAVFGTTDSIQHDAATLQLSGNKIAFTTDSYVVNPLFFPGGDIGSLAVYGTVNDLAMAGARPLYLSASFILEEGLPIETLWQVVRSMQQAAAIAKVKIVTGDTKVVDRSKGDGIYINTTGVGIIEHDLAIAPQTVKSGDLILLNGDLARHGIAVMAVREGLEFETTIESDSAPLAELVLKLLSADVEIHCLRDITRGGLASILNEIAAAARVGMEIDESLIAVNDEVQGACELLGFDPLYVANEGRFVAFIPQKHRKLALEIMRSHCPDRNAAVIGKVVEDKNYLVTLKNTIGSKRILDMLSGEQLPRIC, encoded by the coding sequence ATGAGCGATCGCCCAAAGTTCGATCTTGTCTGTCCGATTCCCCTACAGCAATATCCCCGTATCTTACTAGCTCATGGTGGTGGGGGGAAATTAATGCAGCAGTTAATCCAAATGTTTCTAGCTGTTTTTGGAACGACAGATAGTATTCAACATGATGCGGCAACGCTTCAGCTTAGTGGTAACAAAATTGCTTTTACCACCGACTCTTATGTGGTCAATCCGTTATTTTTTCCTGGTGGAGACATTGGTTCTCTGGCGGTTTACGGTACGGTAAACGATTTGGCAATGGCTGGTGCGCGTCCCCTATACCTGAGCGCGAGCTTTATTTTAGAAGAAGGTCTACCAATAGAAACTTTATGGCAAGTGGTGCGATCTATGCAGCAAGCCGCAGCAATAGCCAAAGTAAAGATCGTCACTGGAGATACCAAGGTAGTAGATAGAAGTAAAGGCGACGGTATATATATTAATACTACTGGGGTGGGAATTATCGAACACGATCTGGCGATCGCACCGCAAACAGTCAAATCAGGGGATTTAATACTCTTAAATGGAGATTTAGCACGTCATGGCATTGCAGTTATGGCGGTCAGAGAAGGACTTGAGTTTGAAACTACCATCGAAAGTGACTCTGCACCATTAGCCGAATTAGTTTTAAAGCTACTTTCAGCCGACGTAGAAATTCACTGTCTGAGAGATATAACTCGCGGTGGTCTGGCTAGTATTTTAAATGAAATTGCTGCTGCGGCACGAGTTGGCATGGAAATTGATGAGAGTTTAATTGCTGTTAATGATGAAGTGCAGGGAGCTTGCGAATTACTTGGTTTCGATCCCCTTTATGTCGCTAACGAAGGTCGATTTGTTGCTTTTATTCCCCAAAAACACCGCAAACTCGCTTTAGAGATTATGCGATCGCATTGTCCCGATCGAAATGCAGCAGTTATCGGCAAAGTAGTTGAAGATAAAAATTATTTAGTTACTCTCAAAAATACAATTGGCTCGAAGCGTATTCTAGATATGTTAAGTGGAGAGCAATTACCACGAATTTGTTGA
- a CDS encoding DUF4278 domain-containing protein yields MKLQATKKHDISFPFKLYWRQLFSSHQYVKFIDPFSFWHRYKIDHLETCWELNPVLFLERCYRLDCQPKRQVTVPTSNFTTRGMYRGVPWEKTPQNTVLISQPSWQLKYRGVTYHVNGIFKLNTNKITSDSSQNSANNSEKLFTSN; encoded by the coding sequence ATGAAACTTCAAGCAACAAAAAAACATGACATTAGTTTTCCCTTTAAACTCTATTGGCGGCAATTATTTTCTTCTCATCAATACGTCAAATTTATCGATCCCTTTAGTTTTTGGCACAGGTATAAAATCGACCATTTAGAAACCTGCTGGGAACTCAATCCCGTTCTATTTTTAGAACGCTGTTACCGACTCGATTGTCAGCCAAAACGACAAGTTACTGTACCCACCAGCAACTTTACGACAAGGGGTATGTATAGAGGCGTACCTTGGGAAAAAACACCTCAAAATACAGTTTTAATTTCTCAGCCAAGTTGGCAACTAAAATATCGTGGTGTAACTTATCATGTCAACGGCATTTTTAAACTTAATACCAATAAAATTACTAGCGATTCCAGTCAAAATTCCGCTAACAACTCGGAAAAACTTTTTACTAGCAACTAA
- a CDS encoding GerMN domain-containing protein, with product MKLLNKSPNFIPIGIGFILLAIGMAQVTALWALQKAILPDIIKSLTVEQVNSAEFSPQIYWLEIVDNRIQLTSKATNIVAASPEIALQKALNKLFAQSSIFGFTTTIPKQTELLDLHVNKTGIYINLSREFSQGGGSSSMIYRVAQVLYTATSIDSQAQVWLSIEGRPLDEHYLLGGEGLLLEYPLTRQKFSNDFLNQ from the coding sequence ATGAAACTGCTTAATAAATCCCCTAATTTTATACCAATAGGGATTGGATTTATTCTGTTAGCGATCGGGATGGCTCAAGTTACGGCTCTGTGGGCTTTACAAAAAGCTATCCTACCTGATATTATCAAATCGCTTACTGTTGAACAAGTTAATTCGGCTGAATTCAGTCCCCAAATTTATTGGTTAGAAATTGTCGATAACCGTATTCAGTTGACATCAAAAGCTACCAATATTGTTGCAGCTTCTCCAGAAATTGCCCTTCAAAAAGCTTTAAATAAATTATTCGCACAATCTTCAATTTTTGGTTTCACCACTACCATTCCCAAACAAACTGAGTTACTTGACTTACACGTAAATAAAACAGGTATTTATATAAATTTATCTCGTGAATTTAGTCAAGGAGGTGGCAGCAGTTCGATGATTTATCGAGTAGCACAAGTTCTTTATACTGCTACTAGCATCGATTCCCAAGCACAAGTTTGGCTCTCAATTGAAGGACGACCATTAGACGAACATTATCTGTTAGGGGGTGAAGGACTGCTTTTGGAATATCCCCTAACCAGACAAAAATTCTCTAATGATTTTTTAAATCAATAG
- the nuoF gene encoding NADH-quinone oxidoreductase subunit NuoF, producing MDFEELRAIVSSQKEKQQQPTIRCCTVGGCLSAGGLLVKEQIERAVKEKGLAETVAVSGVGCMGLCSRGPLVRVDPQGTLYDRITPETVSEIVTSVGMNQDSVLTPSQYQPNSHPFFTRQLKIVLENSGAIDPENIKEYIAADGYRGLHHALLEMTPESVVASISQSGLRGRGGAGYPTGLKWATVAKAKGERKFVICNADEGDPGAFMDRSVLESDPHRVIEGMAIAAYAVGASHGYIYVRGEYPLAIDRLQTAIRQAKQLGLLGSQIFESPFDFKIELRIGAGAFVCGEETALMASIEGKRGIPRPRPPYPAESGLWGCPTLINNVETFANIPTIIRKGADWFASIGTENSKGTKVFSLAGKVCNTGLIEVLMGTTLQQIVAEMGGGVPDGGKAKAVQTGGPSGGCIPAAAFNTPVDYESLSELGSIMGSGGAIVMDETTNMVDVARFFMEFCMDESCGKCIPCRAGTVQLYQLLTKIRQGTASLTDLEQLEELCEMVKYTSLCGLGQSAPNPVLSTLRYFRDEYLELISNLNE from the coding sequence ATGGATTTTGAAGAACTTAGAGCGATCGTCAGTAGCCAAAAGGAAAAACAACAACAACCTACTATTCGTTGCTGTACCGTAGGAGGATGTTTATCGGCAGGGGGACTATTAGTAAAAGAGCAGATAGAACGAGCGGTAAAGGAGAAGGGACTGGCGGAAACAGTAGCTGTTTCGGGTGTCGGCTGTATGGGATTGTGCAGTCGCGGACCCTTAGTTAGAGTCGATCCTCAAGGAACTCTCTACGATCGCATTACGCCAGAGACTGTCAGTGAAATAGTGACATCTGTAGGTATGAATCAAGACTCAGTTCTTACTCCGTCTCAATATCAACCAAATAGTCACCCATTCTTTACCCGACAGTTAAAGATTGTCTTAGAAAACAGTGGTGCGATCGATCCAGAAAATATTAAAGAATATATTGCTGCTGATGGTTATCGAGGACTACACCATGCCTTACTGGAAATGACTCCAGAATCAGTAGTAGCAAGCATCTCTCAAAGTGGTTTGAGGGGTAGAGGTGGCGCGGGATATCCTACGGGTCTAAAGTGGGCAACGGTAGCTAAGGCAAAAGGAGAACGTAAATTTGTCATTTGTAATGCCGATGAAGGCGATCCTGGAGCGTTTATGGATCGCAGCGTGTTAGAAAGCGACCCCCATAGAGTTATCGAAGGTATGGCGATCGCCGCTTATGCTGTCGGGGCGAGTCATGGTTATATTTACGTGCGCGGCGAATATCCTTTGGCGATCGATCGCCTGCAAACAGCAATTCGTCAGGCAAAACAGTTAGGTTTATTAGGCAGTCAAATATTTGAATCTCCGTTTGATTTTAAAATCGAGCTACGGATTGGGGCGGGTGCGTTTGTCTGTGGCGAAGAAACGGCTTTAATGGCATCGATCGAAGGCAAGCGGGGTATTCCTCGTCCCCGTCCTCCCTATCCTGCCGAATCTGGCTTATGGGGTTGTCCGACTCTAATTAATAATGTCGAAACCTTTGCCAATATTCCCACAATTATTCGTAAGGGTGCCGATTGGTTTGCTAGTATTGGCACCGAAAACAGTAAAGGAACTAAAGTCTTTTCTCTGGCAGGAAAGGTTTGCAATACGGGCTTAATTGAAGTACTGATGGGAACTACCTTACAGCAAATCGTAGCAGAAATGGGTGGTGGTGTTCCCGATGGCGGTAAAGCCAAGGCTGTGCAAACTGGCGGTCCTTCTGGCGGCTGTATTCCTGCTGCGGCTTTTAATACTCCTGTAGACTACGAATCTCTATCAGAACTGGGTTCGATTATGGGTTCTGGTGGAGCGATTGTCATGGATGAAACCACCAATATGGTAGATGTAGCTCGCTTTTTTATGGAATTTTGTATGGATGAGTCTTGTGGTAAATGTATACCATGTCGAGCGGGAACGGTTCAGTTATATCAGTTACTAACAAAAATTCGACAAGGTACGGCATCTTTGACTGACTTAGAACAATTAGAAGAATTGTGCGAAATGGTTAAATACACTAGCTTATGTGGTCTTGGGCAATCGGCACCCAATCCCGTATTAAGCACTCTGCGCTATTTTCGCGATGAATATTTGGAATTGATTTCAAACCTCAATGAATGA
- a CDS encoding L-lactate dehydrogenase: MFDQIFTSNTTAKSCSILRPRKGVIIGLGQVGLACAYSLLIQNCFDELVLQDLDLQKVEGEVMDLVHGMSFIDPTDVVAGTVADAGRDADIVIITAGAAQKPGETRLSLLERNVAIYQNILRDVVQHCPNAILLIVTNPVDIMTYVALKISGFPSSRVIGSGTVLDTSRFRLLLANKLNIDSRSVHAYIIGEHGDSEVPVWSTANVAGRKLLSQDWEHLAESERAELTAIFNRVKNAAYEIIQRKEYTSYAIGLVVTDIVKAILRSQERVLTVSGLVKGLYNIENVCLGLPRVINERGILKTVNLQLSPTEIKQLQHSAEILQNVFQSLNLQN; this comes from the coding sequence ATGTTCGACCAAATTTTTACTTCTAACACTACAGCCAAAAGCTGCTCGATTCTTCGTCCTCGCAAAGGAGTAATTATCGGCTTGGGACAAGTAGGGTTAGCTTGCGCCTATTCACTACTGATTCAAAACTGTTTTGACGAACTGGTTTTACAAGATCTCGACCTGCAAAAAGTCGAGGGAGAAGTAATGGATCTGGTTCATGGAATGTCGTTTATCGATCCTACAGACGTAGTAGCAGGAACGGTAGCCGATGCTGGTCGGGATGCCGATATTGTAATTATTACTGCTGGGGCAGCGCAAAAACCAGGGGAAACTCGTCTCAGCTTACTCGAACGCAATGTGGCTATTTATCAAAATATTTTGAGGGATGTAGTCCAACACTGTCCTAATGCCATTTTGCTGATTGTCACTAATCCCGTCGATATTATGACCTACGTGGCACTAAAAATTTCTGGGTTTCCTAGTTCTAGAGTTATTGGTTCGGGAACAGTACTAGACACCTCTAGATTTCGCTTGTTGTTAGCAAACAAACTAAATATTGATTCCCGCAGCGTTCATGCTTACATCATCGGCGAACATGGCGATAGTGAAGTTCCCGTCTGGAGTACGGCGAATGTAGCTGGTCGAAAACTACTATCGCAAGATTGGGAACATTTAGCCGAGAGCGAGCGCGCCGAACTAACGGCTATTTTCAATCGGGTAAAAAACGCTGCTTATGAAATTATCCAGCGAAAAGAATATACTTCTTACGCGATCGGTTTAGTTGTTACCGATATTGTTAAAGCTATTTTACGCTCTCAAGAACGAGTGCTTACCGTTAGCGGTCTTGTCAAGGGCTTATACAATATCGAGAATGTGTGTTTGGGTTTACCAAGGGTAATTAACGAACGCGGTATTCTCAAAACCGTTAACCTTCAACTCAGTCCTACAGAAATCAAACAGCTTCAACATTCTGCCGAAATCCTTCAAAACGTATTCCAAAGTCTCAATTTGCAGAATTAG